One genomic window of Bacillus mycoides includes the following:
- a CDS encoding PH domain-containing protein, whose amino-acid sequence MQPLEKEIHSNMLKVWRIHALIGAAIILAVVIAYFFFMINFNWWGWLFGLLVTGAVIYIPLDYFVFPNLRQRYYSYRLNEEEIEIQKGMFVVKRVLIPMIRVQHVTIEQGPIMRKYNLAELHISTAATSHSIPGLTKEEAEQLKRQIGELAKVSDEDV is encoded by the coding sequence ATGCAGCCGTTAGAAAAGGAGATTCATTCTAATATGCTGAAAGTGTGGAGGATTCACGCTTTAATTGGGGCGGCGATTATACTAGCAGTCGTAATAGCGTATTTCTTTTTTATGATTAATTTTAATTGGTGGGGCTGGTTGTTTGGATTGTTAGTGACAGGAGCGGTTATATACATACCACTTGATTATTTTGTATTTCCAAATTTACGTCAACGTTATTATAGTTACAGATTAAATGAAGAAGAGATTGAGATTCAAAAGGGAATGTTCGTTGTAAAACGTGTGCTTATTCCGATGATTCGTGTGCAGCACGTAACGATTGAGCAAGGACCGATTATGAGAAAGTATAATTTAGCAGAATTACATATTTCAACAGCGGCAACTTCTCATAGTATTCCAGGTTTAACGAAAGAGGAAGCAGAGCAGTTGAAAAGACAAATTGGAGAGCTTGCGAAAGTGAGTGATGAGGATGTATAA